CAAGGCGGCAACCTGATCGCCGCCGTGGGCACGACCGTCGCCGACACCGGCAGCAAGGTCACCGGCACGTCGATCCCCGGCGTCGACAGCGGAACGACAACTAATCTCGGCAATGCCCTCACCGATCTCGGCAACGGCGTGAAGGTACTCGGCAACGGCACGGCCGCGGGTCTCGGCACCGTAGGCAGCGCCGCCAATCCGCTCGGCCCAACGCTCACCTCCACCTCCGGCGTGGTCTCCAACACAGGTGCGGCGGTGACCGCAGTCGGCGGCGTGGTGTCGAGTCTGGGCAGCGGTCCGCTGTCACCGCTCGCTCCGGCGACGTCCGCGCTTGGCGGCGTCGTCGGCGATGTGGGCAAAGGCGTCACATCCGTCGGCTCGGGATTGAACACCGCGCTCTCCAGCGCGCCCGTTCAGCAGCTCGAAACGCAACTCAGTTCCGCGATCAACCCAATCACGCTGACCGTCTCGAACACGACGCAGACGCTCGGCAACGCCACCGGCCTCGGCTCACCGCTCAACAACCTGCTCGGCACGCTAGGCAACGGACTCGACGCGGCCGGCATCAAGGTGTCGGGCGCCACCGGCGATCAGGTCGGCAAGGACATCGGCGGCGTGGTGAGCCAGTTGGGCAAAACCGTCACGAGCACGGGCGGCCTGTTCACCGGCGCGACCACCAATCCGCTCGCACCGATCACAGGCCTGCTCGGGCCGCTCGGTGGACTCGGTGGACTCGGTGCAACGGGCGGCGGGTCGATCTCGATTCCGCCGTTGACGGGGCTGATCGGCAACCTGGGATCGCTCGGCGGTGTCGGCGGTGTCGGCGGTGTCGGCGGTGTCGGCGGTGTCGGCGGTTCAGGTGGCGCGGGCGGCGCAGGAGGTCTGCTGGCGCCGATCACGGGTCTGCTCGGCAAGGTCGGCTCGCTCGGCGGCAGTACCGGCGCGGGCGGTCCGCTCACCCCGGTCGTCAGCCTGGTCGGCTCGTTGACGGTCAGCGTGACGGGCGGCGTCAGCGCGTCGCAAGGCGGTACCGCGGCCAATCCTGTGACGGGGCTGATCGGCGGCCTCACAGGCGGTTCGGCCAGTGGCTCGGGCGGCAGCGGTTCGTCAAACAAGAACCCGCTTGCACCGGTGACGAACCTGGTCGGCGGATTGCTCGGCGGCGTCACGGCAGGCAAATAAAGGACCGCGT
This genomic stretch from Paraburkholderia bryophila harbors:
- a CDS encoding collagen-like triple helix repeat-containing protein — encoded protein: MGTTVADTGSKVTGTSIPGVDSGTTTNLGNALTDLGNGVKVLGNGTAAGLGTVGSAANPLGPTLTSTSGVVSNTGAAVTAVGGVVSSLGSGPLSPLAPATSALGGVVGDVGKGVTSVGSGLNTALSSAPVQQLETQLSSAINPITLTVSNTTQTLGNATGLGSPLNNLLGTLGNGLDAAGIKVSGATGDQVGKDIGGVVSQLGKTVTSTGGLFTGATTNPLAPITGLLGPLGGLGGLGATGGGSISIPPLTGLIGNLGSLGGVGGVGGVGGVGGVGGSGGAGGAGGLLAPITGLLGKVGSLGGSTGAGGPLTPVVSLVGSLTVSVTGGVSASQGGTAANPVTGLIGGLTGGSASGSGGSGSSNKNPLAPVTNLVGGLLGGVTAGK